The following are encoded together in the Vibrio splendidus genome:
- a CDS encoding ABC transporter substrate binding protein has protein sequence MSSVRKVLAAVLSCLLLLWTGNVMANVAKVSVSQVVDHPDLNATRLGLLEGLRAKGYEPGKNLEFSYEMADGNPAQAAKIARELVSENPHVLVGIATPTSQALVSATRSIPIVFTAVTDPIGARLVKQLGKPGRNVTGLSDLSPISQHVSLIKELLPNADSIGVVYNPAEANAVALVGLLKKSARDFGFTLYTEKALTIDDVESKTESIAKKSDVIYALTDNTVASGIEGLIEAANRAGTPVVAGATSYVGKGAIAGLGLDYYDVGVQTADYVAAILNGEKPGKLSVKTAQSSQLVVNLDAARELGVTLPQSVIDRAIVSR, from the coding sequence ATGAGTTCTGTAAGAAAGGTATTGGCAGCGGTTTTAAGCTGTCTGTTGTTGCTATGGACTGGCAATGTAATGGCGAACGTTGCCAAAGTGTCGGTTTCACAAGTTGTCGACCATCCAGATCTGAATGCGACGCGTCTAGGGCTTCTTGAAGGATTAAGAGCCAAAGGTTACGAACCGGGAAAAAATTTAGAATTCTCTTATGAAATGGCTGATGGCAACCCCGCTCAGGCAGCAAAAATTGCCAGAGAACTAGTCAGCGAAAACCCTCATGTCTTAGTTGGTATCGCGACACCGACTTCGCAAGCTTTGGTTTCTGCGACTCGCTCAATACCGATTGTATTTACCGCGGTTACGGACCCTATCGGTGCAAGGCTTGTTAAGCAATTGGGTAAACCGGGACGAAATGTCACGGGCCTTTCTGACTTATCACCTATTTCCCAACACGTATCTCTTATTAAAGAATTACTCCCTAATGCGGATTCAATCGGGGTGGTTTATAACCCCGCCGAGGCAAATGCTGTCGCGTTAGTTGGGCTATTAAAGAAGTCGGCACGAGATTTTGGTTTTACTCTGTACACTGAAAAAGCGCTAACCATCGATGATGTAGAATCAAAAACCGAATCCATTGCTAAGAAGTCGGATGTTATTTACGCATTGACAGATAACACTGTTGCAAGTGGTATCGAAGGGCTTATAGAAGCTGCGAACCGGGCTGGAACGCCAGTGGTTGCCGGAGCGACGTCTTACGTGGGTAAGGGGGCGATAGCTGGCTTAGGTCTAGATTACTATGACGTTGGGGTGCAAACCGCCGATTATGTGGCTGCTATTCTGAACGGAGAAAAACCGGGTAAGCTGAGTGTTAAAACTGCACAGAGTTCGCAACTGGTTGTGAATTTGGATGCTGCTCGTGAGCTTGGTGTCACATTGCCTCAGTCTGTGATTGATCGTGCGATAGTTAGCCGTTGA
- the yfbV gene encoding terminus macrodomain insulation protein YfbV yields MSNRVGLASSLKDGQKYMDLWPVRKELNAIFPEQRIIKATRFGVKVMPAIAAISILTQMVFNNYNAMPQAVVMALFAISLPLQGMWWLGNRSNTQLPPALVSWYRELHEKISETGFALEPMKPRPRYKELAIILNRAFRQLDKSSMERWF; encoded by the coding sequence ATGAGTAATAGAGTTGGTTTAGCGAGCAGTTTAAAAGATGGCCAAAAGTACATGGATCTCTGGCCTGTTCGAAAAGAGTTAAACGCTATCTTCCCTGAACAGCGCATCATTAAAGCCACGCGTTTTGGTGTGAAAGTGATGCCAGCGATAGCTGCTATTAGTATTCTGACACAAATGGTCTTCAACAATTATAATGCGATGCCGCAAGCTGTGGTTATGGCGTTGTTTGCGATCAGCTTGCCGCTTCAAGGCATGTGGTGGTTAGGTAACCGTTCGAACACTCAATTACCGCCAGCATTGGTTTCTTGGTATCGAGAGTTGCACGAGAAGATCAGCGAAACAGGTTTTGCATTGGAACCAATGAAACCACGCCCTCGTTACAAAGAGTTGGCGATCATTTTGAATCGCGCATTTCGTCAGCTAGACAAATCATCAATGGAACGTTGGTTCTAG
- a CDS encoding acetate kinase, which translates to MSKLVLVLNCGSSSLKFAVVDAETGAEHLTGLAECLGLPEARMKWKLDGKHEAQLGAGAAHVEALSFMVETILASKPELKANLGAIGHRIVHGGEQFTSSALITDEVLKGIQDAATFAPLHNPAHLIGIEAAQQNFPGLQNVAVFDTAFHQTMPSESYLYALPYNLYKEHGIRRYGMHGTSHLFITREVAGLLNKPVEEVNIINCHLGNGASVCAIKNGQSVDTSMGLTPLEGLVMGTRCGDLDPAIIFHLHDALGYSVEEINNMLTKESGLAGLTEVTSDCRFVEDNYGEKEEATRAMDVFCHRLAKYVAGYTATLEGRLDAITFTGGIGENSGPIREMVLNRLGIFGIEVDSEANLKARFGGEGTITTANSRIPAMVISTNEELVIAEDTAKLAGL; encoded by the coding sequence ATGTCTAAGCTAGTTTTAGTTTTAAACTGTGGTAGTTCTTCTCTTAAATTTGCTGTTGTTGATGCAGAAACAGGTGCTGAGCACCTAACTGGTCTTGCTGAGTGTCTTGGTCTTCCAGAAGCTCGTATGAAGTGGAAACTTGACGGCAAGCATGAAGCACAACTAGGCGCGGGCGCAGCTCACGTAGAAGCACTATCTTTCATGGTAGAAACTATTCTTGCTTCTAAGCCTGAGCTTAAAGCTAACCTTGGCGCTATCGGTCACCGTATCGTACACGGTGGCGAGCAGTTCACTTCTTCTGCACTTATCACTGATGAAGTTCTTAAGGGTATTCAAGACGCTGCGACTTTCGCACCTCTTCATAACCCAGCTCACCTTATCGGTATCGAAGCGGCTCAACAGAACTTCCCAGGTCTACAAAACGTTGCTGTATTTGACACTGCGTTCCACCAAACAATGCCTTCTGAGTCTTACCTATACGCTCTACCGTACAACCTGTACAAAGAGCACGGCATCCGTCGTTACGGCATGCACGGTACTTCTCACCTGTTCATTACTCGTGAAGTTGCTGGTCTACTAAACAAGCCAGTTGAAGAAGTTAACATCATCAACTGTCACCTAGGTAACGGCGCATCTGTATGTGCTATCAAGAACGGTCAATCTGTAGATACTTCTATGGGTCTTACTCCTCTTGAAGGTCTAGTAATGGGTACTCGTTGTGGTGACCTAGATCCTGCGATCATCTTCCACCTACACGACGCTCTTGGTTACTCTGTTGAAGAAATCAACAACATGCTAACTAAAGAATCTGGTCTTGCTGGTCTAACTGAAGTGACTTCTGACTGTCGTTTCGTTGAAGACAACTACGGTGAGAAAGAAGAAGCAACTCGTGCAATGGACGTGTTCTGTCACCGTCTAGCTAAGTACGTTGCCGGTTACACTGCAACTCTAGAAGGTCGTCTAGACGCAATCACTTTCACTGGCGGCATCGGCGAGAACTCTGGCCCAATCCGTGAAATGGTTCTTAACCGCCTAGGCATCTTCGGCATCGAAGTTGACAGCGAAGCTAACCTTAAAGCACGTTTCGGCGGCGAAGGTACTATCACTACAGCTAACAGCCGTATCCCTGCAATGGTTATCTCTACTAATGAAGAGCTAGTAATTGCTGAAGACACTGCGAAACTAGCAGGTCTTTAA
- the pta gene encoding phosphate acetyltransferase — protein sequence MSRTIMLIPTSAGVGLTSVSMGVLRAMERKGVSVSFYKPIAQPRSGGNQPDLTSTIISANSDIKIGEPIAMTKAEALIGSEKMDELLESVVEQYNKINKDAEVTLIEGLVPTRKHPFANQVNAEIAKTLGAEIVFVATPGTYNPIQLKEHIEVACSNFGGTKNKNISGVIINKLNAPVDEAGRTRPDLSEIFDDADSAQQANLEVMQIFNSSPIRVLGCVPWSIDLIATRAVDMAKHLNAEIVNEGEISTRRIKSITFCARSLPHMIEHFKPGSLLVTSADRPDVIVAAALAAKNGVEIGAILLTGGYDIPESIANLCAPAFASGLPIFKAQGNTWQTSLNLQSFNLEVPADDKERIEFVNDHVASHIDGPWIDSLSEGTQGIRRLSPPAFRYQLTEFARKAAKRIVLPEGDEPRTVKAASICAERGIATCVLLGNPDEIRRVAAQQGVELGAGVEIIDSASVRENYVARLVELRGAKGMTEVVAREKLDDSVFLGTMMLEAGEVDGLVSGAVHTTANTIVPPFQIIKTAPDASIVSSIFFMLLPDQVLVYGDCAINPDPTAEQLAEIAIQSADSAAAFGIDPRVAMISYSTGESGKGADVDKVREATKLAQAKRPDLVIDGPLQYDAAIMENVAASKAPNSPVAGKATVFVFPDLNTGNTTYKAVQRSADLVSIGPMLQGMRKPVNDLSRGALVDDIVYTVALTAIQADQAAQAEEKVIN from the coding sequence ATGTCCCGTACTATTATGCTTATCCCTACAAGCGCTGGTGTTGGTCTTACTAGTGTTAGCATGGGTGTTCTTCGCGCTATGGAGCGTAAGGGCGTAAGTGTTTCTTTCTACAAGCCAATCGCTCAACCTCGCAGCGGTGGTAACCAACCAGATTTAACGTCTACTATCATCAGCGCAAACAGCGACATTAAGATTGGTGAGCCAATCGCAATGACTAAAGCTGAAGCTTTGATCGGTAGCGAAAAAATGGACGAGCTTCTAGAGTCTGTTGTTGAGCAATACAACAAGATCAACAAAGACGCAGAAGTAACGCTTATCGAAGGTCTAGTACCTACTCGTAAGCACCCATTTGCTAACCAAGTGAACGCGGAAATCGCTAAAACACTAGGCGCAGAGATCGTATTCGTTGCGACTCCGGGTACATACAACCCTATTCAGCTTAAAGAGCACATCGAAGTAGCATGTTCTAACTTCGGCGGCACTAAAAACAAGAACATCTCAGGCGTTATTATTAACAAACTGAATGCACCTGTTGATGAAGCTGGCCGTACTCGCCCTGACCTTTCTGAAATCTTCGATGATGCAGATAGCGCTCAACAAGCGAACCTTGAAGTAATGCAAATCTTCAACTCTAGCCCTATCCGTGTTCTTGGCTGTGTGCCATGGAGCATCGACCTAATCGCTACTCGTGCGGTTGATATGGCTAAGCACCTTAACGCTGAAATCGTTAACGAAGGTGAAATCTCAACTCGTCGTATTAAGAGCATCACTTTCTGTGCACGTTCTCTACCGCACATGATTGAGCACTTCAAACCAGGTTCACTGCTAGTAACTTCTGCAGACCGTCCTGACGTTATCGTTGCTGCGGCTCTTGCTGCAAAAAACGGTGTTGAGATTGGCGCAATCCTACTGACTGGCGGTTACGACATTCCAGAAAGCATTGCTAACCTTTGTGCACCAGCATTCGCGTCAGGTCTACCGATCTTCAAGGCTCAAGGTAACACTTGGCAGACGTCTCTAAACCTACAGAGCTTCAACCTAGAAGTTCCTGCAGACGATAAAGAGCGTATCGAGTTCGTTAACGATCACGTTGCAAGCCACATTGATGGCCCTTGGATTGATTCTCTATCTGAAGGTACTCAAGGCATTCGTCGCCTAAGCCCACCAGCATTCCGTTACCAGTTAACTGAATTTGCTCGTAAAGCGGCTAAGCGTATCGTTCTTCCTGAAGGTGATGAGCCACGTACTGTTAAAGCAGCTTCTATCTGTGCTGAACGCGGTATCGCAACTTGTGTGCTTCTTGGTAACCCAGACGAAATTCGTCGCGTTGCTGCACAACAAGGTGTTGAACTAGGCGCTGGCGTTGAGATCATCGATTCTGCATCAGTTCGCGAAAACTACGTAGCTCGTCTAGTAGAACTTCGTGGCGCTAAAGGTATGACTGAAGTTGTCGCTCGTGAGAAGCTAGACGATTCAGTATTCCTAGGTACTATGATGCTTGAAGCTGGTGAAGTTGACGGCCTAGTTTCTGGTGCTGTTCACACAACGGCGAACACAATCGTTCCTCCGTTCCAGATCATCAAGACGGCTCCTGATGCTTCTATCGTATCTTCAATCTTCTTCATGCTTCTGCCTGATCAAGTGCTTGTATACGGTGACTGTGCGATCAACCCAGATCCAACAGCTGAACAGCTTGCTGAAATCGCTATCCAATCTGCAGATTCTGCTGCGGCATTCGGTATCGACCCACGCGTTGCTATGATCTCTTACTCTACTGGTGAATCTGGTAAAGGTGCAGACGTAGATAAAGTACGTGAAGCAACCAAACTTGCTCAAGCGAAACGTCCTGATCTAGTGATCGACGGTCCTCTTCAGTACGACGCAGCAATCATGGAAAACGTAGCCGCTTCTAAAGCGCCTAACTCTCCAGTTGCAGGTAAAGCGACAGTATTCGTATTCCCAGACCTAAACACGGGTAACACGACTTACAAAGCTGTACAGCGTTCAGCAGACCTAGTATCTATCGGTCCAATGCTTCAAGGTATGCGCAAGCCAGTAAATGACTTGTCTCGTGGCGCTCTAGTAGACGATATCGTTTACACAGTAGCTCTAACGGCTATCCAAGCAGACCAAGCAGCTCAAGCTGAAGAAAAAGTGATTAACTAA
- a CDS encoding glutathione S-transferase family protein yields MGKLVEGVWHDVWYDTKESGGKFVREDAGFRHWIENKAGAQFQPESGRYHLYVSLACPWAHRTLIFRELKELTDHIDVTVVCPDMMSEGWQMGLPEPLFGHTRMYQIYTQAKPDYSGRVTVPVLWDKKTNTIVSNESSEIIRMFNSEFNELTGNTDDYYPWELAKKVDEWNDYIYPNINNGVYRTGFATTQEAYEEAYDALFEALDKVDAHLSDHRYLAGNEITEADWRLFTTLVRFDAVYVGHFKCNKQRISDYVHIQGYLKELYQVEGIKETTDFYHIKRHYYYSHTGINPTQVVPKGPALDLESAHGRG; encoded by the coding sequence ATGGGTAAGTTAGTTGAAGGTGTTTGGCATGACGTTTGGTATGACACCAAAGAAAGCGGTGGCAAGTTTGTTCGCGAAGATGCAGGCTTTCGTCACTGGATAGAGAACAAAGCCGGTGCACAATTTCAGCCAGAAAGCGGTCGTTATCACTTATACGTGTCATTGGCTTGCCCTTGGGCGCACCGAACTTTAATCTTCCGTGAACTTAAAGAGCTAACCGATCATATTGACGTGACGGTCGTCTGCCCAGACATGATGAGTGAAGGGTGGCAAATGGGGCTACCTGAACCTCTATTCGGCCATACTCGTATGTACCAAATTTACACTCAAGCCAAGCCTGATTACTCAGGACGAGTAACGGTTCCAGTGCTATGGGATAAGAAAACCAACACCATAGTGAGCAACGAGTCGTCTGAAATTATCCGCATGTTCAACTCAGAATTTAATGAGTTAACAGGTAACACGGATGATTACTATCCGTGGGAGTTGGCAAAGAAGGTTGATGAGTGGAATGATTATATTTATCCGAACATCAACAACGGCGTTTATCGTACTGGCTTTGCAACCACACAAGAAGCTTATGAAGAAGCGTATGACGCGTTATTTGAGGCGTTAGACAAAGTCGACGCTCACCTTAGTGACCACCGTTATTTAGCGGGTAACGAGATTACAGAGGCAGATTGGCGCTTGTTTACCACTCTGGTTCGATTCGATGCGGTGTATGTTGGTCACTTTAAGTGTAACAAGCAGCGAATTTCAGACTACGTCCATATTCAGGGCTACTTAAAAGAGTTGTACCAAGTAGAGGGTATTAAAGAGACTACTGATTTCTACCATATTAAGCGTCACTACTACTACAGCCACACTGGCATTAATCCGACTCAAGTTGTGCCCAAAGGACCAGCATTAGATTTAGAGTCAGCCCATGGGCGAGGCTAG
- the oppF gene encoding murein tripeptide/oligopeptide ABC transporter ATP binding protein OppF → MSKELLLDIKNLKVHFSIAAKSAWPWAKPSNLKAVDGVDVHLYEGETLGVVGESGCGKSTFARAIIGLVEATEGEVMWLGQDLTKMQEVKRRETRKEIQMIFQDPLASLNPRMSVGDIIAEPLETFYPELSKQEVKDRVKEMMAKVGLLPNVINRYPHEFSGGQCQRIGIARALILKPKMIICDEPVSALDVSIQAQVVNLLMELQKELGLSLVFIAHDLSVVKHISDRVLVMYLGNAVELGESDALFSDPKHPYTKALMSAVPIPDPRLERSKTIQMLEGDLPSPINPPSGCVFRTRCPEATEACAQTKPTIQGDDVHAVSCLHVQV, encoded by the coding sequence ATGAGTAAAGAATTACTATTAGATATTAAAAACCTTAAGGTTCACTTTAGCATTGCGGCTAAGTCTGCTTGGCCTTGGGCGAAACCATCAAACCTTAAAGCGGTTGATGGTGTGGATGTTCATCTTTACGAAGGCGAAACGCTAGGTGTGGTAGGTGAGTCTGGTTGTGGTAAGTCGACTTTTGCACGCGCAATTATTGGCTTAGTTGAGGCAACTGAAGGCGAAGTTATGTGGTTAGGTCAAGACCTGACTAAGATGCAGGAAGTGAAACGTCGAGAGACTCGTAAAGAGATTCAGATGATCTTCCAAGACCCACTAGCATCGCTTAACCCACGTATGTCAGTAGGGGACATCATTGCTGAGCCTCTAGAGACTTTCTATCCAGAGCTTTCTAAACAGGAAGTGAAAGATCGCGTTAAAGAGATGATGGCAAAGGTTGGTCTACTACCCAACGTAATCAACCGTTACCCACATGAATTCTCTGGTGGTCAGTGTCAACGTATCGGTATCGCGCGTGCACTTATCTTGAAGCCTAAGATGATCATCTGTGATGAGCCGGTTTCTGCTCTGGATGTCTCTATCCAAGCTCAAGTAGTTAACCTTCTTATGGAACTACAGAAAGAGTTGGGTTTGTCTTTGGTATTCATCGCGCACGATTTGTCGGTTGTTAAACACATTTCTGACCGTGTATTGGTGATGTACTTAGGTAATGCTGTTGAGCTAGGTGAATCAGATGCCTTGTTCTCAGATCCTAAGCACCCATATACCAAAGCATTGATGTCTGCAGTTCCAATTCCAGACCCTCGCTTAGAGCGCAGCAAAACGATTCAGATGTTGGAAGGTGATTTACCATCGCCAATCAACCCACCATCGGGTTGTGTGTTCCGTACTCGTTGCCCTGAAGCAACTGAGGCCTGCGCGCAAACCAAGCCAACCATTCAAGGCGATGACGTACACGCAGTATCTTGCTTGCACGTACAAGTCTAG
- the oppD gene encoding ABC transporter ATP-binding protein has protein sequence MSLLDVKDLRVEFTTQDGIVTAVNDLNFSLNQGETLGIVGESGSGKSQTVFALMGLLAKNGIISGSAKFEGNEILNLPEKALNKVRAEQIAMIFQDPMTSLNPYMKVCDQLMEVLMLHKGMGKAEAFEESVRMLEAVKIPEARKRITMYPHEFSGGMRQRVMIAMALLCRPKLLIADEPTTALDVTIQAQIMELLNELKDEFNTAIIMITHDLGVVAGSCDKVLVMYAGRTMEYGTVDEIFYEPSHPYAEGLLKAIPRLDTEGEILPTIPGNPPNLLRLPTGCPYQDRCHRVMDRCKQEAPILQPFAKDRQRACFSDWETWTK, from the coding sequence ATGAGCTTATTAGATGTCAAAGATCTGCGCGTCGAATTTACCACGCAAGATGGTATCGTAACCGCAGTAAACGACCTGAACTTCTCACTCAATCAAGGCGAAACGCTGGGTATTGTTGGTGAGTCGGGTTCGGGTAAATCTCAAACGGTATTTGCACTGATGGGACTGCTGGCTAAGAACGGCATCATCTCAGGCAGTGCAAAGTTTGAAGGTAATGAGATTCTCAATCTACCTGAGAAAGCACTGAACAAAGTTCGCGCTGAACAGATCGCGATGATCTTCCAAGATCCAATGACGTCACTGAATCCTTACATGAAAGTATGTGATCAGTTGATGGAAGTTCTTATGCTGCATAAAGGCATGGGCAAAGCGGAAGCGTTCGAAGAATCAGTACGCATGCTGGAAGCGGTGAAAATCCCTGAGGCACGTAAACGTATTACCATGTATCCACACGAATTTTCTGGCGGTATGCGTCAACGTGTGATGATTGCAATGGCTTTGCTATGTCGTCCAAAACTACTGATTGCTGATGAACCAACAACGGCGTTGGATGTAACCATTCAAGCGCAAATTATGGAATTGCTGAACGAGCTTAAAGATGAGTTCAATACAGCAATCATCATGATCACCCATGATTTGGGTGTAGTTGCCGGTTCTTGTGACAAAGTACTAGTGATGTACGCTGGCCGTACCATGGAATACGGCACAGTAGATGAAATCTTTTACGAGCCTAGCCACCCTTATGCGGAAGGTCTGCTTAAAGCAATTCCTCGTTTGGATACCGAAGGTGAAATTCTGCCGACGATTCCAGGTAACCCACCTAACTTACTTCGCCTGCCAACAGGTTGTCCTTACCAAGATCGTTGTCATCGAGTAATGGACCGTTGTAAGCAAGAAGCACCAATTTTGCAACCATTTGCGAAAGATCGTCAGCGTGCTTGTTTTTCTGACTGGGAGACTTGGACAAAATGA
- the oppC gene encoding oligopeptide ABC transporter permease OppC, which produces MLKKKENLEAIEKFSESLEIEGRSLWQDARIRFMRNKAAMISLFILIVMVLSVIFLPMLAQHAYDDTDWYAMHVGPNADHWFGTDSLGRDLYVRTMIGGRISLMVGVMGAFVAVLIGTLYGAASGFIGGRTDRVMMRILEILYAVPFMFLVIVLVTFFGRNIVLIFVAIGAIAWLDMARIVRGQTLSLRSKEFIEAAHVCGVSKWKIITRHIVPNVLGIVAVYSTLLIPSMILTESFLSFLGLGVQEPMTSWGALLQEGSQTMEVAIWQLAFPAAFMVVTLFCFNYVGDGLRDALDPKDR; this is translated from the coding sequence ATGTTGAAGAAAAAAGAAAACTTAGAAGCGATCGAAAAATTCTCTGAGAGTTTGGAAATTGAAGGTCGTAGCTTGTGGCAGGATGCGCGTATTCGTTTTATGCGCAACAAAGCCGCAATGATCAGTCTGTTCATTCTAATTGTTATGGTGCTATCGGTAATCTTCTTACCTATGTTGGCACAGCATGCTTACGATGATACTGACTGGTACGCAATGCACGTAGGCCCAAATGCTGATCACTGGTTTGGTACCGACAGTTTAGGCCGTGACCTATACGTTCGTACGATGATTGGTGGCCGTATTTCTCTTATGGTTGGTGTGATGGGCGCATTCGTAGCGGTACTGATAGGTACGCTTTACGGTGCGGCTTCAGGCTTCATTGGCGGTCGCACTGACCGAGTGATGATGCGTATCCTAGAGATCCTATACGCAGTGCCATTCATGTTCCTAGTTATCGTACTGGTGACATTCTTTGGTCGTAATATCGTACTTATCTTCGTTGCTATCGGTGCGATTGCTTGGCTCGATATGGCGCGTATTGTACGTGGCCAAACATTGAGTTTACGTAGTAAAGAGTTCATTGAGGCTGCTCACGTATGTGGTGTCAGTAAATGGAAAATCATTACACGTCATATCGTACCGAACGTATTGGGTATTGTTGCGGTTTACTCAACGCTACTTATTCCAAGCATGATCCTTACTGAATCATTCTTATCTTTCCTTGGTCTTGGTGTTCAAGAGCCTATGACAAGTTGGGGCGCGCTGTTACAAGAAGGCTCGCAAACAATGGAAGTTGCTATTTGGCAACTGGCATTCCCAGCGGCATTCATGGTAGTTACGCTGTTCTGCTTTAACTACGTAGGTGATGGTCTGCGCGACGCGCTTGATCCAAAAGACAGATAA
- the oppB gene encoding oligopeptide ABC transporter permease OppB, translating to MLKFIMKRIFEAIPTMLVLITISFFLMRFAPGNPFSSERPLPPEVMANIEAKYGLDKPVFEQYTTYLTNILQGDFGPSFKYQDYTVNELIAVALPVSAKVGFVAFIFTLLMGVTVGTIAALKHNTWIDYTIMSTAMLGVVMPSFVLAPALIYLFSLHWHIFPAGGWHGGTYMYIVLPVIAMSLLYVATFARITRGSMIETLNSNFIRTARAKGLSYRYIVLKHALKPAMLPVVSYMGPAFVGIITGSVVVETIFGLPGIGKLFVNAAFNRDYSLVMGVTILIGFLFILFNAIVDILLALIDPKIRY from the coding sequence ATGCTTAAATTCATTATGAAAAGGATATTTGAAGCGATTCCAACCATGTTGGTGTTGATCACTATATCTTTCTTTCTCATGCGTTTCGCACCGGGTAACCCGTTTTCAAGCGAACGTCCATTACCGCCAGAAGTTATGGCTAACATCGAAGCTAAATACGGCTTAGATAAACCTGTATTTGAACAGTACACCACGTACTTGACCAACATCCTTCAGGGTGACTTTGGTCCATCTTTTAAATACCAAGATTACACAGTAAATGAGCTGATTGCTGTTGCGCTTCCTGTATCTGCGAAGGTAGGTTTTGTTGCCTTTATCTTCACATTATTGATGGGGGTAACGGTCGGAACCATTGCCGCCTTGAAGCACAACACCTGGATCGACTACACCATAATGTCGACCGCCATGCTCGGGGTGGTGATGCCATCCTTCGTGTTGGCTCCAGCGCTTATCTACCTATTCTCTCTACACTGGCATATATTTCCAGCAGGTGGTTGGCACGGTGGTACGTACATGTACATCGTCCTACCCGTTATCGCGATGTCTCTGTTATACGTAGCAACCTTTGCTCGTATCACTCGCGGTAGCATGATTGAAACCCTAAACAGTAACTTTATCCGTACAGCTCGAGCTAAAGGTCTAAGTTACCGTTATATCGTTCTTAAACATGCACTTAAGCCAGCAATGCTACCTGTTGTTTCATACATGGGGCCTGCGTTTGTAGGTATCATTACAGGTTCAGTTGTTGTTGAAACCATCTTCGGCCTACCGGGTATTGGTAAGCTGTTTGTTAATGCCGCGTTTAACCGTGATTATTCGTTAGTAATGGGTGTAACCATTTTGATTGGTTTCCTATTCATCTTGTTCAACGCAATCGTTGATATTTTACTAGCGCTTATTGACCCGAAAATTCGCTACTAG